A stretch of Vibrio maritimus DNA encodes these proteins:
- the motY gene encoding flagellar protein MotY: protein MKLKTLLATFLLPALIAPVANAAIEKRYVATPTQSQWEMVSNTPLECRLVHPIPNFGDAEFIARASKKINLDFELKMRRAMGETRNVSLVSMPPPWRPGDSADRISNLQFFKQFNGYVGGQAAWSILSELEKGRYPTFSYQDWQSRDERIEVSLSSVLFQGKYNVFSDCIANLLPYSFEDISFTILHYDRNSEQLNKTSQHRLQQIAEYVRYNQDIDLVLVSTYTDSGETKSESQQLSEKRAVILQDYFHSLGLPKDRIQVQGYGKRRPIASNESPIGKAKNQRVVISFGRTEV from the coding sequence ATGAAATTAAAAACTTTACTTGCCACTTTCTTGTTGCCAGCGTTAATCGCTCCCGTTGCCAATGCGGCAATTGAGAAGCGCTACGTGGCAACACCAACCCAGTCTCAATGGGAGATGGTAAGTAATACACCGTTGGAGTGCCGCCTTGTTCATCCGATCCCAAATTTTGGGGATGCGGAGTTTATTGCACGTGCGAGCAAAAAGATTAACCTCGACTTTGAACTGAAAATGCGCCGTGCAATGGGCGAAACACGCAATGTTAGCCTAGTATCAATGCCACCACCTTGGCGTCCAGGCGATAGTGCAGACCGCATCAGTAACCTACAGTTTTTCAAACAGTTTAATGGTTATGTCGGCGGACAAGCTGCATGGAGTATCTTGAGCGAGCTCGAAAAGGGACGTTATCCGACCTTTAGCTATCAAGACTGGCAGAGCCGTGATGAACGTATCGAGGTGTCACTCTCGTCGGTATTGTTCCAAGGTAAATACAATGTATTCAGTGATTGTATAGCCAATCTTCTGCCATATAGCTTTGAAGACATCTCGTTCACCATTCTTCACTATGACCGCAACAGCGAGCAGTTAAATAAAACCTCTCAACATCGACTACAACAGATCGCTGAGTACGTAAGATACAATCAGGATATCGACTTGGTGTTGGTATCCACTTACACCGATTCAGGTGAAACAAAAAGTGAGAGTCAGCAGCTTTCCGAAAAGCGCGCTGTGATTCTACAAGACTACTTCCACTCTCTAGGATTACCAAAAGATCGAATTCAGGTGCAGGGTTACGGTAAACGCAGACCGATTGCGAGTAATGAATCCCCGATTGGCAAAGCGAAGAACCAGAGGGTAGTGATTTCGTTTGGGCGGACTGAGGTTTAG
- a CDS encoding toxin-antitoxin system YwqK family antitoxin encodes MKSSIAIIAGVLTCASIGAYATETTVEDTGNTVDYVQVRNGVAYQVNETTPFTGRLTRKYDTGQNALQVKFANGKAVGSETTWYPNGQVASSINYREGVATGEWKQWYDNGQLKTDSHYQNGKRSGHYTEWAYNGQKVVDANYDKGKLQGQVSTWYENGQPRTEATYDGGQKDGPAIQYYSNGNKAYQANYEDGAINNGTITQYSMDGQKAYEVTVKNNKVVSEQHWFDGKS; translated from the coding sequence ATGAAGAGTTCGATTGCAATTATTGCAGGTGTTCTAACCTGTGCTTCCATCGGAGCTTACGCTACAGAAACGACGGTTGAAGACACCGGTAATACGGTAGATTATGTTCAAGTTCGAAATGGCGTTGCCTATCAGGTTAATGAGACAACGCCATTCACTGGCAGACTGACCAGAAAATATGATACTGGCCAAAACGCGCTGCAAGTGAAGTTTGCCAATGGTAAAGCAGTTGGTTCAGAAACTACGTGGTATCCCAATGGACAAGTCGCGTCCAGCATTAACTACCGAGAAGGTGTCGCTACCGGTGAATGGAAGCAATGGTATGATAACGGTCAGCTAAAAACGGATTCACACTACCAGAATGGCAAGCGCAGTGGGCACTACACTGAATGGGCTTACAATGGTCAAAAGGTAGTCGATGCCAATTACGACAAAGGTAAACTGCAAGGTCAGGTGTCGACTTGGTATGAAAACGGTCAGCCGCGAACGGAAGCCACTTATGATGGTGGGCAAAAAGATGGACCTGCTATTCAATATTACTCCAATGGTAACAAGGCCTACCAAGCTAATTATGAAGATGGCGCGATCAACAACGGCACCATTACACAGTACTCAATGGACGGTCAAAAAGCTTATGAGGTTACAGTGAAGAACAACAAGGTTGTCTCAGAACAGCATTGGTTTGACGGCAAGTCATAA
- the gloA gene encoding lactoylglutathione lyase has protein sequence MSNGRILHTMLRVGDLDKSISFYTDVIGMKLLRKNENTEYKYTLAFLGFGDESEGAVIELTYNWGVTEYDLGSAYGHIAIGVDDIYTTCDAIKAAGGNVTREPGPVKGGTTQIAFVKDPDGYMIELIQNKEASAGLEG, from the coding sequence ATGTCTAACGGTCGTATCCTTCACACTATGCTACGCGTAGGTGATTTAGATAAGTCTATCTCGTTTTATACCGACGTCATTGGTATGAAATTGCTGCGTAAAAATGAAAATACCGAATACAAATACACCCTAGCTTTCCTAGGCTTTGGTGACGAGTCTGAAGGTGCAGTCATTGAGCTGACCTACAACTGGGGCGTTACTGAATATGACCTGGGCAGCGCTTATGGTCACATCGCTATTGGCGTAGACGATATCTACACCACATGTGATGCAATCAAAGCGGCTGGCGGCAACGTCACGCGCGAGCCTGGCCCCGTAAAAGGTGGCACCACTCAAATCGCCTTCGTCAAAGACCCTGACGGTTACATGATTGAGCTGATTCAAAACAAAGAAGCCAGTGCAGGGCTTGAAGGTTAA
- the nth gene encoding endonuclease III, whose translation MNNTKRKEILERLRENNPNPETELNWSSPFELLIAVLLSAQATDVSVNKATDKLYPVANTPEAMLALGVDGVKEYIKTIGLFNSKAENVIKTCKILIEKHGSEVPENREALEALPGVGRKTANVVLNTAFGWPTIAVDTHIYRVSNRTKFAMGKTVDDVEEKLLKVVPKEFKLDVHHWLILHGRYTCVARKPRCGSCIIEDLCEFKDKVYPDN comes from the coding sequence ATGAACAACACCAAAAGAAAAGAGATTCTAGAGCGGCTTCGCGAGAACAATCCCAATCCAGAGACAGAGCTTAACTGGAGCTCGCCATTTGAACTGCTCATCGCCGTCCTCCTCTCTGCGCAGGCAACCGACGTCAGTGTGAACAAAGCCACTGATAAACTCTATCCAGTCGCGAATACACCAGAAGCCATGCTGGCACTGGGCGTTGATGGCGTCAAAGAGTACATCAAGACTATTGGCCTGTTCAATTCAAAAGCCGAAAACGTCATCAAGACCTGCAAGATCCTTATTGAAAAACACGGCAGTGAAGTACCAGAAAACCGCGAAGCATTAGAAGCCCTACCCGGCGTAGGGCGCAAAACCGCCAACGTAGTACTCAACACTGCCTTCGGCTGGCCAACGATCGCCGTAGACACCCACATCTACCGCGTCTCAAACCGCACTAAGTTCGCGATGGGTAAAACCGTCGACGATGTGGAAGAGAAACTACTCAAAGTCGTTCCAAAAGAATTTAAACTTGATGTGCATCACTGGTTGATCCTTCACGGACGCTATACCTGTGTCGCCCGCAAACCGCGCTGCGGCAGCTGCATTATTGAAGATTTATGTGAGTTCAAAGATAAAGTCTATCCAGACAATTAA
- a CDS encoding electron transport complex subunit E → MATSKELLKNGLWDNNPALVQLLGLCPLLAVSSTVTNALGLGLATLLVLVGSNVTVSLVRDYVPKEVRIPVFVMIIAALVTCVQLLMNAYAYGLYLSLGIFIPLIVTNCIIIGRAEAFASKNAVGPAALDGFWMGMGMTSALVVLGAMRELIGNGTLFDGADLLLGDWAAALRIEVFQFDSQFLLALLPPGAFIGVGFLIALKNVIDKQIEQRQPKQEKPEIERARVTN, encoded by the coding sequence ATGGCAACGTCTAAAGAACTGCTAAAGAACGGGCTGTGGGATAACAACCCTGCCCTCGTCCAGCTGCTGGGTCTGTGCCCACTGCTAGCCGTATCATCAACTGTGACCAACGCGCTTGGTTTGGGCTTGGCGACACTTTTGGTACTTGTTGGTTCAAACGTTACTGTTTCGTTAGTGCGAGACTATGTGCCAAAAGAAGTCCGTATTCCAGTCTTTGTAATGATTATAGCGGCGCTGGTAACCTGCGTTCAGCTATTAATGAATGCTTATGCTTACGGCCTCTACTTGTCGCTGGGTATCTTCATTCCCCTTATCGTGACCAACTGTATCATTATTGGTCGTGCAGAAGCCTTTGCTTCCAAGAACGCGGTTGGTCCAGCGGCACTGGATGGTTTCTGGATGGGTATGGGCATGACCTCTGCTCTGGTCGTCCTTGGCGCCATGCGTGAGCTGATTGGCAACGGGACATTATTTGATGGTGCCGACCTCTTGCTTGGTGACTGGGCAGCAGCGCTTCGTATTGAAGTATTCCAATTTGATAGCCAGTTCCTGTTGGCACTATTGCCACCAGGCGCGTTTATCGGTGTCGGCTTCTTAATTGCCCTTAAGAACGTTATCGATAAGCAAATCGAGCAGCGCCAACCAAAACAAGAAAAACCAGAGATTGAACGCGCTCGCGTTACTAACTAA
- the rsxG gene encoding electron transport complex subunit RsxG: MLNAIRKNGLTLAVFACASTGLVAVTQYLTKDQIVRQERAQLQATLNEVIPHELHDNELYAACTLVSDPALGTNQAQPVYIATVNNEPTALAIETIAPDGYNGAIKLIIGLDTTGTILGTRVLAHQETPGLGDKIDLRITDWILGFAGKQVTEDNQGDWAVRKDGGQFDSFTGATITPRAVVKAVKNTVEYVNTNRDSILSQPLNCGGE; encoded by the coding sequence ATGCTGAACGCAATCAGAAAAAACGGCTTAACGCTTGCTGTCTTTGCCTGTGCTTCAACAGGTTTAGTCGCGGTTACCCAGTACTTAACCAAAGACCAAATCGTTCGCCAAGAGCGAGCACAGCTTCAAGCCACGCTCAATGAGGTGATTCCTCATGAACTGCACGATAATGAACTGTATGCCGCTTGTACCCTAGTAAGTGACCCAGCACTGGGCACCAATCAGGCGCAACCTGTCTACATTGCAACCGTCAACAATGAACCGACGGCACTGGCCATCGAGACTATTGCACCAGACGGCTACAACGGTGCAATAAAGCTGATTATCGGCCTAGACACGACTGGTACTATTCTTGGTACACGAGTATTAGCGCATCAAGAAACGCCGGGGCTGGGTGATAAAATCGACCTTAGAATTACCGATTGGATTCTTGGTTTTGCTGGTAAGCAAGTCACTGAAGACAATCAAGGGGATTGGGCAGTTCGCAAAGATGGCGGACAGTTTGATTCCTTTACCGGTGCAACTATCACGCCGCGTGCGGTGGTTAAAGCCGTAAAAAACACCGTGGAATACGTGAACACCAATCGCGATTCCATTCTAAGCCAACCGCTTAATTGTGGAGGTGAATAA
- the rsxD gene encoding electron transport complex subunit RsxD, producing MSFFIASSPHAHSRKRTPDLMKGVALCALPGLVAQTYFFGWGTLVQLAFAIVVGLGLEAAIMLLRKRSPSLALRDYSALVTAWLLAIAIPPLSPWWIVAIGLVFAIVIAKHLYGGLGQNPFNPAMVAYVVLLISFPVEMTSWIAPNAISSEPVSFADAFSLIFGGFDADGYSLQQIRTGIDGITMATPLDAFKTGISNGNTSAEVFEQPIFGSLAGVGWEWVNLAYLLGGLVLLKLRIIQWHIPVAMLASLTIVSGSFALVLPGETGSPLLHLLSGATMLGAFFIATDPVSASTTVKGRLIFGAFIGLMVFVIRTWGGFPDGVAFSVLLANMCVPLIDYYTKPRTYGH from the coding sequence GTGTCGTTCTTTATAGCTAGCTCTCCACATGCACATAGCCGCAAACGTACACCAGACTTGATGAAAGGTGTGGCCCTATGCGCTTTGCCTGGTTTGGTTGCTCAAACCTACTTCTTCGGTTGGGGAACGCTAGTTCAACTTGCATTCGCTATTGTTGTTGGACTTGGTTTAGAAGCGGCAATTATGCTTCTTCGTAAGCGCTCGCCATCACTAGCACTTCGTGATTACAGTGCACTGGTCACTGCATGGCTGTTGGCGATTGCCATCCCGCCACTGTCACCATGGTGGATTGTGGCCATTGGTCTGGTCTTCGCTATCGTTATCGCCAAGCACCTTTATGGTGGCTTAGGACAAAACCCGTTTAATCCAGCTATGGTGGCGTATGTAGTCTTGCTTATCTCTTTCCCTGTGGAAATGACAAGCTGGATTGCACCAAACGCTATCTCTAGTGAGCCCGTGAGTTTTGCAGATGCATTTTCACTGATTTTTGGTGGTTTTGATGCGGATGGCTACTCGCTTCAGCAGATCAGAACCGGCATTGATGGGATCACGATGGCAACGCCGCTTGATGCGTTCAAAACCGGTATTAGTAACGGCAATACGTCAGCTGAAGTCTTCGAACAGCCTATTTTCGGTAGCCTAGCCGGCGTTGGCTGGGAGTGGGTAAACCTTGCCTACCTTCTTGGTGGATTGGTTCTACTAAAACTGCGCATAATCCAATGGCACATCCCAGTCGCGATGCTTGCATCTTTGACTATCGTCAGCGGTTCCTTTGCTTTGGTTCTGCCGGGCGAGACAGGTTCGCCACTACTGCACCTACTATCCGGTGCGACTATGTTGGGTGCATTTTTCATTGCAACTGACCCTGTTTCCGCGTCAACGACAGTGAAAGGTCGACTTATCTTTGGTGCCTTTATCGGTTTGATGGTCTTTGTGATCCGAACTTGGGGTGGCTTCCCTGATGGTGTGGCGTTTAGCGTTCTTCTCGCCAACATGTGTGTGCCACTGATCGATTACTACACTAAACCAAGAACCTACGGACATTGA
- the rsxC gene encoding electron transport complex subunit RsxC: protein MLSLIEQIKTGSLWDFPGGVHPQENKKQSNQSEIVKASVPNELVIPLKQHIGKPGDILVSVGDRVLKGQPLSQVNAAFMLPVHAPTSGTITAIEPRTIAHPSGLSDLCIVIESDQQDQWIELDPVADFTALEPDAIIEKIRLAGISGMGGAGFPTAKKIQSGLQRTEILILNAAECEPYITADDRLMQDFAQEVIEGINILKHVLKPKLTIIGIEDNKPEAIKALEMAAADEDIVIRVIPTKYPSGGEKQLIKILTNLEVPVGGIPADIGLMVQNIGSAYAIKRAVCNGEPLVERVVTLTGKTFKKPRNVWALIGTPVQALLDEFGYKADKKSQRLIMGGPMMGFTLPHANVPITKTANCILAPTFREIDPRSHEIACIRCSQCAEACPASLLPQQLQWYAKSQEYDKCEELNLKDCIECGACAFVCPSEIPLVQYYRQAKAEIRTRKAESEAAERAKVRFEEKKARLERDKAERENRFKKAADDRRKQMKSSGGDDAIAAAIERVKAQKAGADTAGEVKPAVAAAIARAKAKQAEAAKQGQAEPDNSEMAKLREERKRQARERKAQKATDSNAVENDAGTTEQDPKKAAIAAALARAKAKKAAQQQAAESAGDVESNEQSAKKDAVAAAIARAKARKEASQAETSISESESPAAETGDAKKAAVAAAIARAKARKQATQAEATEVDSETAAPESDDPKKAAVAAAIARAKARKQAAQAETPETDGETAAPESDDPKKAAVAAAVARAKARKQAAQADTPEAESKTTAPESEDPKKAAVAAAIARAKARKQAAQADTPEAESETAAPESDDPKKAAVAAAIARAKARKQAAQAETPEADSETASPESDDPKKAAVAAAIARAKARKQAAQAEAPEVDSQTTASDSNAPETEDPKKAAVAAAIARAKARKLEQEKNKENN from the coding sequence ATGTTATCACTCATCGAACAGATTAAAACTGGCTCTCTTTGGGACTTCCCGGGTGGCGTGCACCCACAAGAAAATAAGAAGCAGTCTAATCAGAGCGAAATTGTTAAAGCGTCAGTTCCAAACGAATTAGTCATTCCCCTTAAACAGCATATTGGTAAACCAGGCGACATCTTGGTCAGCGTTGGCGACCGAGTGCTCAAGGGACAACCGCTTAGCCAAGTGAATGCGGCATTTATGTTGCCTGTTCATGCACCAACCTCGGGGACTATCACAGCAATTGAGCCTCGCACTATTGCGCACCCGTCTGGTCTTAGCGATCTATGCATTGTTATTGAATCAGACCAACAAGACCAATGGATAGAGCTCGATCCAGTTGCCGATTTTACCGCACTCGAACCCGACGCCATTATCGAGAAGATTCGCTTAGCGGGTATCTCTGGCATGGGTGGTGCGGGTTTCCCGACTGCCAAAAAGATTCAGTCTGGCTTGCAGCGTACCGAGATCCTGATCCTCAATGCCGCAGAGTGTGAACCGTATATCACAGCTGACGATCGTTTAATGCAAGACTTTGCGCAAGAGGTGATTGAAGGGATCAATATCCTTAAGCATGTCTTAAAGCCAAAGCTCACTATCATCGGTATCGAAGACAATAAACCAGAAGCGATCAAAGCGCTGGAAATGGCAGCAGCTGACGAAGATATCGTCATTCGGGTCATTCCAACGAAGTATCCTTCTGGTGGTGAAAAGCAGCTCATTAAGATCCTAACCAACCTGGAGGTACCTGTTGGTGGCATTCCGGCAGATATTGGCTTGATGGTGCAAAATATTGGTTCGGCTTACGCGATTAAACGTGCTGTTTGCAACGGCGAGCCACTTGTTGAGCGTGTGGTGACCCTTACGGGTAAAACCTTCAAGAAGCCACGCAATGTTTGGGCATTGATTGGCACGCCAGTGCAAGCCCTGCTCGATGAATTTGGCTACAAAGCAGATAAGAAATCTCAGCGCCTAATCATGGGTGGCCCTATGATGGGCTTCACCTTGCCGCATGCGAATGTGCCTATCACCAAAACTGCTAACTGCATTTTGGCGCCGACGTTTAGAGAGATCGACCCTCGCTCTCACGAGATAGCCTGTATCCGTTGTAGTCAGTGCGCAGAAGCCTGCCCTGCATCTTTGTTGCCACAGCAACTGCAATGGTATGCCAAGTCGCAAGAATACGATAAGTGTGAAGAGCTCAACCTTAAAGACTGTATTGAGTGTGGTGCGTGCGCATTTGTCTGCCCAAGCGAAATTCCGCTCGTCCAGTACTATCGTCAAGCAAAAGCAGAGATCCGCACACGTAAAGCAGAATCAGAAGCAGCAGAGCGTGCCAAGGTTCGTTTTGAAGAGAAAAAAGCACGTCTAGAGCGTGATAAAGCTGAACGCGAGAACCGCTTCAAGAAAGCAGCAGACGATCGTCGTAAACAAATGAAATCTAGCGGTGGTGACGACGCCATTGCCGCAGCAATAGAGCGAGTTAAAGCACAGAAAGCAGGCGCTGATACAGCTGGCGAAGTCAAACCGGCTGTCGCTGCAGCTATTGCTCGTGCGAAAGCAAAACAAGCAGAAGCGGCGAAACAAGGTCAAGCTGAGCCTGATAACTCCGAAATGGCAAAACTGCGCGAAGAGCGCAAACGTCAAGCACGCGAGCGCAAAGCGCAAAAAGCCACTGACTCAAACGCTGTTGAGAATGACGCTGGCACTACTGAACAAGATCCTAAGAAAGCCGCAATAGCCGCAGCGCTGGCAAGAGCCAAAGCGAAAAAAGCGGCTCAGCAACAAGCTGCGGAATCAGCAGGCGATGTTGAGTCGAATGAGCAAAGTGCGAAAAAAGATGCGGTTGCCGCGGCGATAGCGCGGGCGAAAGCACGAAAAGAAGCGTCGCAAGCTGAAACCTCAATCTCAGAGAGTGAATCACCTGCAGCCGAAACGGGCGATGCAAAGAAAGCGGCCGTTGCCGCAGCAATTGCTCGTGCTAAAGCTCGTAAGCAAGCGACACAAGCTGAAGCAACAGAAGTAGACAGTGAAACAGCTGCACCTGAATCGGATGACCCGAAAAAAGCGGCTGTGGCTGCTGCAATTGCCCGAGCAAAAGCTCGCAAACAAGCAGCGCAAGCTGAAACACCGGAAACAGACGGTGAAACCGCTGCGCCTGAATCGGATGACCCGAAAAAAGCGGCCGTAGCTGCTGCAGTTGCTCGTGCTAAAGCTCGCAAGCAAGCAGCGCAAGCTGACACACCGGAAGCAGAAAGTAAAACAACTGCACCTGAATCAGAAGATCCGAAGAAAGCGGCTGTGGCCGCTGCCATTGCTCGTGCTAAAGCTCGCAAGCAAGCAGCGCAAGCTGACACGCCGGAAGCAGAAAGCGAAACAGCTGCGCCTGAATCGGACGATCCGAAGAAAGCGGCCGTTGCTGCTGCAATTGCCCGAGCAAAAGCTCGCAAGCAAGCAGCACAAGCTGAAACACCGGAAGCAGACAGTGAAACCGCTTCGCCTGAATCGGATGACCCGAAGAAAGCGGCTGTGGCTGCGGCAATTGCTCGAGCTAAGGCTCGCAAGCAAGCAGCACAAGCTGAAGCGCCAGAGGTAGACAGTCAAACTACAGCCTCTGATTCGAATGCTCCTGAGACGGAAGATCCAAAGAAAGCCGCGGTCGCCGCTGCGATTGCGCGAGCTAAAGCACGAAAACTCGAACAAGAAAAAAATAAGGAGAACAACTAG
- the rsxB gene encoding electron transport complex subunit RsxB produces the protein MTTILIAIIAVVILAGLFGAVLGFASIKFKVEADPIVDQIDSILPQTQCGQCGYPGCRPYAEAIANGDAINKCPPGGQPTIEKLADLMGVEVEDSAHDAEKSIKKVAFIHEDMCIGCTKCIQACPVDAIVGGTKALHTVIKDECTGCDLCVAPCPTDCIEMIPVETTADTWKWQMDAIPVVNITEPTTELNGK, from the coding sequence ATGACTACCATCCTTATCGCTATTATTGCCGTCGTCATTCTCGCAGGCTTATTTGGTGCTGTGCTGGGTTTCGCCTCCATTAAGTTTAAGGTGGAAGCCGACCCGATCGTTGACCAAATAGACAGTATTCTTCCGCAAACCCAATGTGGTCAATGTGGATACCCAGGTTGCCGCCCTTACGCGGAAGCTATCGCCAACGGTGATGCGATTAACAAATGTCCTCCGGGCGGTCAGCCTACTATCGAAAAACTGGCAGACTTAATGGGCGTTGAAGTCGAGGACTCTGCTCACGATGCTGAGAAATCGATTAAGAAAGTGGCGTTTATTCATGAGGACATGTGTATTGGGTGCACTAAATGCATTCAAGCCTGCCCGGTAGATGCCATTGTGGGGGGCACGAAAGCCCTGCATACCGTTATCAAGGATGAGTGTACGGGTTGCGATCTTTGTGTTGCACCTTGTCCAACTGATTGTATTGAAATGATCCCCGTTGAAACCACAGCTGATACATGGAAATGGCAAATGGATGCTATCCCTGTCGTCAATATTACCGAACCAACTACAGAACTAAACGGTAAATAG
- the rsxA gene encoding electron transport complex subunit RsxA has protein sequence MTEYLLLLVGTVLVNNFVLVKFLGLCPFMGVSKKLETAIGMGLATTFVLTLASVCAYLVETYVLVPLGIQYLRTMSFILVIAVVVQFTEMVVHKTSPTLYRLLGIFLPLITTNCAVLGVALLNINENHNFIESIIYGFGAAVGFSLVLILFASMRERIAAADVPAPFKGASIAMITAGLMSLAFMGFTGLVKL, from the coding sequence ATGACCGAATATCTCTTGTTGTTGGTGGGTACGGTACTCGTCAACAATTTCGTACTGGTAAAATTCCTTGGGTTGTGCCCGTTTATGGGCGTGTCGAAAAAACTCGAGACAGCAATTGGCATGGGCCTAGCGACGACATTCGTACTGACGCTAGCCTCTGTGTGCGCCTATCTGGTGGAAACCTATGTACTGGTTCCGCTCGGCATTCAATATCTCAGAACCATGAGCTTTATCTTGGTGATTGCCGTGGTGGTTCAGTTCACAGAAATGGTCGTGCACAAGACGAGTCCTACACTCTATCGTCTACTCGGTATTTTCCTACCGCTGATCACGACCAACTGCGCGGTTCTCGGTGTTGCACTTCTTAATATCAATGAAAACCACAACTTTATTGAATCTATCATCTATGGATTCGGCGCGGCTGTCGGCTTTTCGTTGGTGCTCATTCTGTTCGCTTCCATGCGCGAGCGTATTGCTGCGGCCGACGTCCCTGCACCGTTTAAAGGTGCATCGATTGCCATGATTACAGCAGGTCTCATGTCACTGGCGTTCATGGGCTTTACAGGGTTGGTGAAATTGTAA